Proteins encoded in a region of the Raphanus sativus cultivar WK10039 chromosome 8, ASM80110v3, whole genome shotgun sequence genome:
- the LOC130498314 gene encoding protein ENHANCED DISEASE RESISTANCE 2-like translates to MTSPGSKKVVPADGSEKNLSGNLGRTGDVNDSGSSSGGGEGGGTFEYFGSVYHLGSNKIGHEYCHLRFLFIRGKYVEMYKRDPHENPDIKPIRRGVIGPTMMVEELGRRKVNHMDVYVIRFSNRLDERRKGEIACATAGEAMKWVEAFDEAKQQAEYALSKGGSTRTKLSMEANIDLEGHRPRVRRYAYGLKKLIRIGQGPETLLRQSSTLVNDVRGDSFYGGGDNGDAIEAHEWKCVRTINGVRIFEDVANFKAGRGFLVKAVAVVEASADAVFEVISKLDKHQRYEWDTVTGDSELIDSYEGHYDVIYCVYDPKYLSRYVLQLKVLVVLNVTVTPVTLENPIIIK, encoded by the exons ATGACATCGCCTGGGTCGAAGAAAGTGGTTCCCGCCGACGGATCCGAGAAGAATCTTTCCGGGAACCTCGGGAGAACCGGAGATGTCAATGATAGTGGAAGCAGCAGCGGTGgtggagaaggaggaggaacGTTTGAGTATTTCGGATCGGTGTATCATTTGGGATCGAATAAGATCGGGCACGAGTACTGCCATCTCCGTTTCCTTTTCATCAGAGGCAAATACGTCGAGATGTACAAACGGGATCCTCACGAGAACCCTGACATT AAACCCATAAGGCGTGGTGTCATAGGGCCTACAATGATGGTTGAAGAGCTTGGACGGCGCAAAGTTAATCACATG GATGTTTACGTTATTAGGTTCTCTAACCGGCTGGACGAGAGGAGAAAAGGAGAA ATTGCTTGTGCTACCGCTGGAGAAGCCATGAAATGGGTTGAGGCTTTTGACGAAGCAAAACAACAG GCTGAATATGCACTATCCAAAGGGGGAAGCACAAGAACAAAATTGAGCATGGAGGCCAA CATTGATCTTGAAGGACATCGACCTAGAGTAAGGCGTTATGCTTATGGGTTAAAAAAGCTTATCCGAATTGGGCAAG GTCCGGAGACTCTTTTGAGGCAATCCTCTACCTTGGTTAATGATGTCAGGGGTGATAGTTTCTATGGGGGTGGAGACAATGGAGATGCAATCGAGGCACATGAATGGAAGTGTGTTCGTACAATCAATG GTGTTAGGATTTTTGAAGATGTGGCTAACTTCAAG GCTGGTAGAGGATTTCTTGTGAAAGCAGTTGCGGTAGTTGAAGCTAGTGCGGATGCTGTGTTCGAAGTGATTTCGAAGCTTGACAAACACCAAAGATACGA GTGGGATACAGTAACAGGTGATTCGGAATTGATAGACTCATACGAGGGCCACTATGATGTCATTTACTGCGTATATGATCCTAAGTATCTTTCACGGTATGTTCTTCAACTTAAAGTTCTGGTTGTCCTTAATGTCACTGTGACACCCGTCACTCTCGAAAAtccgataataataaaataa
- the LOC108819373 gene encoding LOW QUALITY PROTEIN: methyl-CpG-binding domain-containing protein 2 (The sequence of the model RefSeq protein was modified relative to this genomic sequence to represent the inferred CDS: inserted 1 base in 1 codon): MSSQASHGNEPNSXNEEASVAPSSASVNQLVLYEPKGNETEEEPNNNQSQPCSQHKSQCPSIGAFTVQCATCFKWRVMPSMHKYEEIREQILEKPFYCETACEWKPNVTCDVPEDISQDGTRVWAIDRPSISRPPTGWQRQLRIRGEGGTKFADVYYVTPSGKKLRSNVEVQKYLNENPEYISEGVKLSQFSFQVPKPLQENYVRKRPARPIEPSDTPAAIEANPLGFVSPDAQTALQPTEPGLFDTPPSKKARISEQSS, encoded by the exons ATGTCGTCGCAGGCCTCCCATGGAAACGAACCGAACA GTAACGAGGAAGCAAGTGTTGCCCCTTCCTCTGCGAGCGTGAATCAGTTGGTTCTTTATGAGCCCAAGGGGAATGAAACCGAAGAAGAACCTAATAATAACCAATCTCAGCCTTGTTCGCAGCACAAATCACAGTGTCCTTCCATTGGGGCTTTTACGGTTCAGTGTGCAACTTGTTTCAAGTGGAGGGTAATGCCTTCGATGCACAAGTACGAAGAGATAAGGGAACAGATTCTCGAAAAGCCGTTTTACTGCGAAACGGCTTGCGAGTGGAAGCCAAACGTGACTTGTGATGTCCCTGAAGATATCTCTCAAGATGGAACCCGTGTCTGGGCTATCGATAGGCCTAGTATCTCTCGCCCGCCCACTGGCTGGCAACGCCAACTCCGGATTAGAGGTGAAGGCGGTACCAAATTTGCTGATGT ATATTATGTTACTCCTTCGGGCAAGAAGCTTCGATCCAATGTGGAGGTCCAAAA GTACTTGAATGAGAACCCGGAATACATAAGTGAAGGAGTGAAGCTTTCACAGTTTTCGTTCCAAGTCCCGAAACCTCTGCAGGAGAACTATGTAAGGAAGCGCCCAGCTCGGCCAATAGAACCAAGTGACACCCCTGCAGCTATTGAAG cTAATCCACTCGGATTCGTATCCCCAGATGCTCAGACAGCATTGCAGCCAACCGAGCCGGGACTTTTCGATACACCACCCTCGAAGAAGGCAAGAATATCGGAGCAATCTAGCTAG
- the LOC108818702 gene encoding putative clathrin assembly protein At5g35200 isoform X1, which produces MSGSQSSLRRYLGAIKDTTTVSLAKVNSGYKELDIAIVKATNHVERPSKERYIRAIFMAISATRPRADVAYCIHALARRLSKTHNWAVLLLFSAVVFVKSHSALKLLLMIFFFFSFKVALKTLIVIHRALREVDQTFHEEVINYSRSRTHMLNMSHFKDDSSPNAWVYSAWVRFYALFLEERLECFRVLKYDVEIDPPRTKELDTPDLLEQLPALQELLFRVLDCQPEGAAVQNHIIQLALSMVVTESTKIYQALTDGIDNLVDKFFEMQRNDALKALDMYRRAVKQVERLSEFYEVCKSVYVGRGDRFVKIEQPPTSFLQAMEEYVKEAPLAAGAKKEQVMEKLAAPKEILAIEYEKPPKEVEEKPESPEPPVKAEAEAEKPVPVEKQPDLLSMDDPAPVVSQLEEKNALALAIVPVSVEQPVSTTDFTNGNSSGWELALVTAPSSNEVAAANSKLAGGLDKLTLDSLYEDAIRVSQQQNRSHNPWEQQHHPVQNGPMMHQPFFASNGVSAPPPFQMANQYHQPYGGFQHQNSGMMMGPVQPYQQQQQQQQQQNMNPFGNPFVANGNPHQPYGSVQGGYNPYSSLM; this is translated from the exons ATGTCAGGATCACAGAGCAGTTTAAGAAGGTATCTTGGAGCTATCAAAGACACAACAACAGTTTCATTAGCAAAAGTCAATAGCGGTTACAAG GAATTGGATATTGCTATTGTGAAGGCTACTAATCATGTGGAGCGTCCTTCAAAAGAAAGATACATCAGAG CTATTTTTATGGCTATTTCTGCAACAAGGCCTCGTGCAGATGTTGCATATTGCATCCATGCTCTTGCTAGGCGCTTATCAAAAACACATAACTGGGCGGTATTGCTTTTGTTCTCTGCTGTTGTTTTTGTAAAGTCACATTCTGCTTTAAAACTTTTgctgatgatttttttttttttttcattcaaggTTGCGCTGAAAACTCTTATTGTTATTCACCGTGCCTTGAGGGAAGTGGACCAGACCTTTCATGAGGAAGTTATTAATTATAGCAGAAGCAGGACTCATATGCTTAACATGTCTCATTTTAAAGATGATTCAAGTCCCAATG CATGGGTTTACTCTGCTTGGGTCCGTTTCTATGCACTATTCTTAGAGGAGCGACTAGAGTGTTTCCGTGTCCTCAAGTACGATGTTGAGATTGACCCACCA AGAACCAAAGAGTTGGACACTCCTGATTTGCTCGAACAACTTCCAGCACTACAAGAACTTCTTTTCCGTGTTCTTGATTGTCAG CCTGAAGGGGCAGCAGTTCAAAACCATATTATACAATTGGCACTCTCAATG GTTGTAACGGAGAGCACTAAAATCTACCAAGCACTGACTGATGGAATAGACAACTTGGTTGATAAG TTCTTTGAGATGCAACGGAACGATGCTCTTAAGGCGTTGGATATGTACAGAAGGGCTGTAAAACAG GTAGAGAGGCTTTCTGAATTTTACGAAGTTTGCAAAAGTGTTTATGTTGGACGTGGAGATAGGTTTGTTAAGATTGAGCAG CCTCCCACTTCTTTTCTACAAGCAATGGAAGAGTATGTGAAAGAAGCACCATTAGCAGCAGGTGCCAAGAAGGAGCAGGTAATGGAGAAGCTTGCAGCTCCCAAAGAAATCTTAGCCATAGAGTACGAAAAGCCACCAAAAGAAGTTGAAGAGAAACCAGAATCACCTGAGCCTCCGGTTAAAGCAGAAGCAGAAGCAGAGAAGCCTGTCCCTGTTGAGAAACAACCTGATTTGCTG TCTATGGATGATCCAGCTCCAGTGGTCTCTCAACTTGAAGAGAAGAATGCTTTGGCTTTGGCTATTGTCCCTGTTAGCg TTGAGCAACCAGTTTCTACAACTGATTTCACAAATGGGAATTCTTCTGGGTGGGAATTGGCACTTGTGACTGCCCCAAGCTCAAATGAAGTTGCTGCTGCTAATAGCAAATTG GCGGGTGGATTGGACAAGCTGACACTTGACAGCCTATACGAGGATGCAATCAGAGTGAGTCAACAGCAAAACAGAAGCCACAATCCATGGGAGCAACAGCATCATCCAGTCCAAAACGGCCCCATGATGCACCAGCCTTTCTTTGCGTCTAATGGAGTCTCAGCTCCTCCTCCTTTTCAAATGGCAAATCAATATCATCAGCCGTATGGTGGGTTTCAGCATCAGAACTCAGGGATGATGATGGGACCTGTGCAGCCttatcagcagcagcagcaacagcaacaacaacagaaCATGAATCCCTTCGGAAACCCGTTTGTCGCGAATGGTAATCCACACCAACCGTATGGCTCGGTTCAAGGAGGTTACAATCCATATTCTAGCCTTATGTGA
- the LOC108818702 gene encoding putative clathrin assembly protein At5g35200 isoform X2 has product MSGSQSSLRRYLGAIKDTTTVSLAKVNSGYKELDIAIVKATNHVERPSKERYIRAIFMAISATRPRADVAYCIHALARRLSKTHNWAVALKTLIVIHRALREVDQTFHEEVINYSRSRTHMLNMSHFKDDSSPNAWVYSAWVRFYALFLEERLECFRVLKYDVEIDPPRTKELDTPDLLEQLPALQELLFRVLDCQPEGAAVQNHIIQLALSMVVTESTKIYQALTDGIDNLVDKFFEMQRNDALKALDMYRRAVKQVERLSEFYEVCKSVYVGRGDRFVKIEQPPTSFLQAMEEYVKEAPLAAGAKKEQVMEKLAAPKEILAIEYEKPPKEVEEKPESPEPPVKAEAEAEKPVPVEKQPDLLSMDDPAPVVSQLEEKNALALAIVPVSVEQPVSTTDFTNGNSSGWELALVTAPSSNEVAAANSKLAGGLDKLTLDSLYEDAIRVSQQQNRSHNPWEQQHHPVQNGPMMHQPFFASNGVSAPPPFQMANQYHQPYGGFQHQNSGMMMGPVQPYQQQQQQQQQQNMNPFGNPFVANGNPHQPYGSVQGGYNPYSSLM; this is encoded by the exons ATGTCAGGATCACAGAGCAGTTTAAGAAGGTATCTTGGAGCTATCAAAGACACAACAACAGTTTCATTAGCAAAAGTCAATAGCGGTTACAAG GAATTGGATATTGCTATTGTGAAGGCTACTAATCATGTGGAGCGTCCTTCAAAAGAAAGATACATCAGAG CTATTTTTATGGCTATTTCTGCAACAAGGCCTCGTGCAGATGTTGCATATTGCATCCATGCTCTTGCTAGGCGCTTATCAAAAACACATAACTGGGCG gTTGCGCTGAAAACTCTTATTGTTATTCACCGTGCCTTGAGGGAAGTGGACCAGACCTTTCATGAGGAAGTTATTAATTATAGCAGAAGCAGGACTCATATGCTTAACATGTCTCATTTTAAAGATGATTCAAGTCCCAATG CATGGGTTTACTCTGCTTGGGTCCGTTTCTATGCACTATTCTTAGAGGAGCGACTAGAGTGTTTCCGTGTCCTCAAGTACGATGTTGAGATTGACCCACCA AGAACCAAAGAGTTGGACACTCCTGATTTGCTCGAACAACTTCCAGCACTACAAGAACTTCTTTTCCGTGTTCTTGATTGTCAG CCTGAAGGGGCAGCAGTTCAAAACCATATTATACAATTGGCACTCTCAATG GTTGTAACGGAGAGCACTAAAATCTACCAAGCACTGACTGATGGAATAGACAACTTGGTTGATAAG TTCTTTGAGATGCAACGGAACGATGCTCTTAAGGCGTTGGATATGTACAGAAGGGCTGTAAAACAG GTAGAGAGGCTTTCTGAATTTTACGAAGTTTGCAAAAGTGTTTATGTTGGACGTGGAGATAGGTTTGTTAAGATTGAGCAG CCTCCCACTTCTTTTCTACAAGCAATGGAAGAGTATGTGAAAGAAGCACCATTAGCAGCAGGTGCCAAGAAGGAGCAGGTAATGGAGAAGCTTGCAGCTCCCAAAGAAATCTTAGCCATAGAGTACGAAAAGCCACCAAAAGAAGTTGAAGAGAAACCAGAATCACCTGAGCCTCCGGTTAAAGCAGAAGCAGAAGCAGAGAAGCCTGTCCCTGTTGAGAAACAACCTGATTTGCTG TCTATGGATGATCCAGCTCCAGTGGTCTCTCAACTTGAAGAGAAGAATGCTTTGGCTTTGGCTATTGTCCCTGTTAGCg TTGAGCAACCAGTTTCTACAACTGATTTCACAAATGGGAATTCTTCTGGGTGGGAATTGGCACTTGTGACTGCCCCAAGCTCAAATGAAGTTGCTGCTGCTAATAGCAAATTG GCGGGTGGATTGGACAAGCTGACACTTGACAGCCTATACGAGGATGCAATCAGAGTGAGTCAACAGCAAAACAGAAGCCACAATCCATGGGAGCAACAGCATCATCCAGTCCAAAACGGCCCCATGATGCACCAGCCTTTCTTTGCGTCTAATGGAGTCTCAGCTCCTCCTCCTTTTCAAATGGCAAATCAATATCATCAGCCGTATGGTGGGTTTCAGCATCAGAACTCAGGGATGATGATGGGACCTGTGCAGCCttatcagcagcagcagcaacagcaacaacaacagaaCATGAATCCCTTCGGAAACCCGTTTGTCGCGAATGGTAATCCACACCAACCGTATGGCTCGGTTCAAGGAGGTTACAATCCATATTCTAGCCTTATGTGA
- the LOC130499007 gene encoding uncharacterized protein LOC130499007 yields the protein MAMFAKSKNIVSLVRELKPRKDTSRIEVRIIRLWKNYNKESGNTIEMVFADREGTRIHASVGEQLIKKYGEKLHEGDAIVVQLFNVFDAIGEYRTTPHLYKIGFYPTTFVGKALDFPSEIPEKNFADFTDILEGKIDSICLVDIIGQIVNFGSLENKSIKGKDNMRLLIELRDHSNVKIMCTLWGGYAKQVYDYSMSNMSIMIICIIRFCSIKEWKGVYSISSGFNSTQILLNPTCSLVDEFKLCLPDDSLAITNKDSSQWSVASATSVRARFFVLNERLTIRDIVDSTLVGTFVTLGTIENIDTERGWQYLSCKYHNKKVMPTTNVDDDNRPLFYCNTCDKEHIDVILRYFIERVHN from the exons atggCGATGTTCGCAAAGTCAAAAAATATAGTATCTTTGGTCCGAGAATTAAAACCCCGTAAAGATACGTCCCGTATTGAAGTTAGGATTATTCGGTTGTGGAAGAACTACAACAAAGAATCAGGAAATACTATTGAAATGGTTTTTGCTGATAGAGAA GGGACAAGAATTCATGCTTCAGTTGGAGAACAACTCATCAAAAAATATGGTGAAAAGCTACATGAGGGAGATGCAATTGTCGTCCAGTTGTTCAATGTCTTCGATGCAATTGGTGAATATCGTACAACTCCACATCTGTACAAAATTGGTTTCTATCCAACCACTTTTGTTGGAAAAGCTTTAGATTTTCCAAGTGAAATTCCTGAAAAGAATTTTGCCGATTTTACCGATATTCTGGAAGGAAAGATTGATAGCATCTGCTTAGTTG ATATAATTGGACAAATCGTCAACTTTGGGTCGCTGGAAAACAAAAGCATTAAAGGCAAAGATAACATGAGGCTTTTGATCGAGCTACGTGACCATAG TAATGTCAAGATCATGTGTACTCTGTGGGGTGGTTATGCTAAACAAGTATACGACTACAGTATGAGTAACATGTCCATTATGATAATTTGTATTATCAGGTTCTGTTCCATTAAAGAGTGGAAAG GGGTTTACTCCATATCTAGCGGGTTTAATTCCACCCAAATTTTGCTAAACCCAACGTGTTCATTGGTTGATGAGTTTAAATTGTG TCTTCCTGATGATTCACTTGCTATAACAAACAAGGATAGTAGCCAATGGAGTGTTGCTAGTGCTACATCTGTTCGTGCCCGGTTTTTTGTTCTTAATGAGAGGCTAACAATAAGAGATATCGTTGACAGTACTCTG GTTGGAACTTTTGTCACCTTGGGGACTATTGAAAACATAGATACTGAGCGTGGTTGGCAATATCTAAGTTGCAAATACCACAACAAAAAAGTTATGCCTACAACCAATGTTGATGATGACAACCGTCCTTTGTTCTACTGTAATACATGTGATAAAGAACACATTGATGTCATTCTGAGGTATTTCATTGAACGCGTACATAATTAA